In Bradyrhizobium guangdongense, the sequence TCGACCAGGAACACCTCGTCATCGGCTGCGGACAGCGCGTGCTGCACGAAGCTGCGCAGCTCCTCCGGCATCTTGGCGTCGATCTCCAGCCGAATCACCGAGCCGCGGCGGCGGCGCTTCAGCGCGGTCTCGAACAGGCGGACGAGGTCTTCGGCCTCTTCCTCGATTTCGAGCTCGGAGTCGCGGATGATGCGGAAGGCGCCCTGGCCGTGGAGACTGTAGCCGGGGAACAGGCGGTTGATGAACAGGCTGGTTGCCTGCTCCAGCGAGATCAGGCGGACCTTGCCTTCGGCCGGCAGGCGGATGAAGCGGTCGATCTTGCCGGGCATACGGATCAGCGCGTTCATCGGCTTGCCGTCGGCCTCGCGCGTGAGCTGGAGCGCGATGGTGAAGCCGAGGCTCGGGATGAACGGGAAGGGGTGGGCAGGATCGATCGCCAGCGGTGTCAGCAGCGGGAAAACGTTGTTGAGGAAATAGTCCTCGAGCCAGGTCCGTTCCGCCTTGGTGACGTCCTTGCCGTCGACCAGCACGATGCCGACCTCGGCCAGCGTGCCGCGCAGGTCGCGCCAGATGGCCTGCTGATCGGAGGCGAGCTGGGAGACTGTGCGGTTGATCAGCGCGAGCTGCTCAGACGGGGTCAAGCCGTCAGGGGCGCGTTCGGCAATGCCCTCGCGCACCTGGGCTTTGATGCCGGCGACGCGGACCATGAAGAATTCGTCGAGATTGTTCGCCGAAATCGACAGGAAACGCACCCGCTCCAGCATGGGATGGCTGGGGTTGACCGATTCCTCCAGAACGCGCCGGTTGAAGTGCAGCCAGGACAGTTCGCGATTGATGAAGCGCTCGGGGCTTGTGGCGATCGCCGGCAGGCCCTGCGGCTCCGTGGCTTTCTCTTTTGTTTCAACGGCTTGCGCAGAGTCCATGAGAAGTCGGTCCATCAAAATTGCCCCTCTTTGCGACTTGAGCGCAAAACCGGCGGGAGCATGTGTTAGGGCGATGACGTTTCGATGACATTGATGTTCCGCCGCGGCATTGCGTCAAGCCGGCCTGAGGGAGCTGGCGGTCAGGCGTCCCGGAGCAGCTCGGCGGCGAGGGCCCGGGTGACGGGGCGACCGAGGCGCAGCGCCTCGCTGTCGAGCAGTTCCACGGCCCGCTGGGCGGCGGCCGAGGAGCGCTCCAGCCGGGCCGCGAGATAGCTCACGACGCTTTCGTCGATGGCAAGCTGGCGGTCGGCGCAGAATTTGACGATCAGGCCGCGGAACAGTTGGTCGTCGGGCGGCGACAGCGAAATCACCGGAATGGTCCGCAGGCGGGAGCGCAGGTCGCGGAGATCCACCTCCAATGCCGCCGGTGCCTCGCGAGCGGTGAACAGCACGAAAGCGCCATCCTCGCGGGCAAGGTTCATCAAATGGAAGAGGGCGCGCTCGTCGAAATCCCTGGCCTTGAGATCCTCCACCACCAGCGCGCCGGTCGCGAGCGCGCCGGGGACGCTGGCTGGGGTCAGCGCATTGGCCATGGTCGAGCGGGCACCTGATATCTCGGCCCAGATCGCAGCCAGATGGCTCTTGCCGGAGCCTTCGGGGCCGGCGAGCCACATGATCCGGCTCGGCCATTCCGGCCAGCTGTCGATCAGAGCGAGGCCAGCGGCATTGGCGGGGCCCTCGAGAAAATTGTCCCGGGTGAGGCTCTCGGCATGCGGAAGCGAAAACGCCAATTGCCGGGGATGAACGCGGGCTGCCACGCTTGCTTTGCTCCGTGCCGGCGCGCCGGCCTTGTCTGAAGGGATTTGTGTTAATCGATCGGGACTTGGCCTTTTACGGGGCCGCATCCCGTCTCATTTCGCCTCGATCGTGCTCATGTGCCGCAGCCATTCGACGAGGTAGAGCGACACTGAGGACAACGTGAACACCGTGACCAGCGCCAGCAGGATCATATCATAAGGCGCAGCCTTGAAGCCGAAGGCGAGGGCCGCCAGCACCAGGGCCGCATAGGCCACCTGGGCGGCGGTATTGAGCTTCGAGACTTTGGAGGGCCTCATCTCGACGGGTTTGTCGAACAACCAGGATACGATCACCGCAGCGACGATCATGATGTCGCGCGACACCACCAGGATCACGATCCAGCGTGGGATATCGCCCCAGATCCCGAGCGACAGGTAGATCGACACCAGCAAGGCCTTGTCGGCCAGGGGATCGAGCAGGGCGCCGAGCTCACTGGCCATGTTGAAGCGCTTGGCCAGGAAGCCATCCACGGCGTCGCTGATGCCCGCGATGAGGAAGACGGCGAACGCCACCTCCATTTGGCTCGACACGATGGCCCAGACGATGATGGGGACCAGCATGATGCGGCCCAGGGTAATGATGTTCGGAATACTCACACGGCGCTTCCCGGCACCCGACTGACCTTGAATCCCGGCTCTAAGAGGCTGAACCGGTTGATATCTCTACATAGTATAGGGCGGGGCGCCACGCTTGCCATTGCGCGTCCCCGGAATTCGACGTAACCAGCCGCAAACCCACTGGAAATCGGGCATGACCGACCGCAAAAACGGCCTTACTTACGCCGATTCAGGCGTCGATATCGACGCGGGCAACCGCTTGGTCGACCTGATCAAGCCGATGGTGCGCGCCACCGCCCGGCCCGGCGCAGATGCTGAGATCGGCGGATTCGGCGGCCTGTTCGACCTCAAGGCGGCCGGTTTTAGGGATCCCGTCCTGGTCGCGGCCACCGACGGCGTCGGCACCAAGGTCAAGATCGCAATCGAGACCGGCCTGCATGGCGGGATCGGCATCGATCTCGTCGCCATGAGCGTCAATGACCTCGTGGTCCAGGGCGCCGAGCCGCTGTTCTTCCTGGACTATTTTGCCTGCGGCAAGCTCGACCCCGAGGCCACGGCCGCGATCGTCGCCGGTGTTGCCGAGGGCTGCCGCGAATCCGGCTGCGCCCTGATCGGGGGCGAGACCGCCGAGATGCCCGGCCTCTACAAGGACGGCGACTATGATCTCGGCGGTTTTGCTGTTGGCGCCGCCGAGCGCGGCACGCTGTTGCCGCGCAAGGATATCGCCGTCGGCGATGCCGTGATCGGCCTTGCTTCGTCGGGCGTGCACTCCAACGGCTTCTCGCTGGTGCGCAAGATTGTGGAACAGTCCGGCCTTGGCTTCGAGGCACAGGCGCCATTTGCACCGGTCATGACCCTTGGCGGCGCGCTGCTGACGCCGACCCGCCTCTACGTCAAATCCTGCCTGCGAGCGATCCGCGAGACCGGCGCGGTGAAGGGGCTTGCCCATATCACCGGCGGCGGCTTCACCGACAACATCCCGCGCGTGTTGCCAGGCAATCTCGGTGTCGGTATCGACCTTGCGCGCCTGCCGGTGCTGCCCGTGTTCAAATGGCTGTCCGCGCAAGCCGGCATCGCCGAGCTCGAAATGCTCCGCACCTTCAACTGCGGCATTGGCATGATTGCCATCGTCGAGCCCGACAAGGTCGACCAGGTCACGCAGGTCTTCACCGATGCCGGCGAAACCGTGGCGCAGCTCGGCACCGTGATCCCGGCCGAGGGCGAGCACCGCGTGGTCTATAACGGCCATCTCGATCTGGCGCTGTGATGAAGCGCCGCGTCGCCATTCTGATCTCCGGTCGCGGTTCCAACATGGCCGCACTGATCAAGGCCGCAAGCGCGCCGGATTTTCCGGCAGAGATCTCGCTGGTGATCTCGAACAAGGCCGACGCGCTCGGGCTCGAACGGGCCAAGGCGGCCGGCGTGACGACGCTGGTGATCGAGAGCAAGCCGTTCGGCAAGGACCGCGCTGGTTTCGAGAAAGTGTTGCAGGCAGCTCTGGACCAGCACGGCATCGAGCTGATTTGCCTCGGCGGCTTCATGCGCCTGTTCACCGCCGAATTCACCAAGGCCTGGTACGGACGGATGCTCAACATCCATCCGTCGCTGCTGCCGTCATTCCCGGGCCTCGACCCGCACGGGCAGGCCCTGCGCGCCGGCGTCAAACTGTCCGGCGCGACGGTGCACTTCGTGATTCCCGAGACCGATGCGGGCCCGATCGTGATGCAGGGCGCCGTGCCCGTCAGCGACCACGACACGGCGGAGACGCTTTCGGAGCGCATCCTCGAAGTGGAGCACCGCATCTACCCTGCGGCGCTGAGCCTGCTCGCGACCGGCAAGGTCACGATCGAGGGTGACGTCTGCAAGACGGCGGGAAGCGCGGCGTCCGAGAATTTTCTGATTGCGCCGGTGGCGAACTGAAGCGCGTCCTGCGTTTCGTCACCCCAAATAAAATCCCCCGGCAGAGCCGGGGGCAACGTCATGATCTCTCGCGCTGAGCTTCGAGAGAAATCAGGAGACCTTGAGGTTCTCCGCGGACGATTTGCCGCGGTTCTCCACGAGGTCATATTCAACCACCTGGTTCTCGTTCAGGGTCGAGAGGCCAGCGCGCTCGACCGCGGAGATGTGGACGAACACGTCCTTATCGCCGCCGTTGGGCTTGATGAACCCGTAACCCTTGGTGGGGTTGAACCATTTGACGGTGCCCTTTTGTGGCATCGTTAGTCTCCTCCGCTAGGTACTAAAAAGACGCGGCCGCTTTTCGCGTGCCACGTCACAAACGGGCTTCCGGAAGTCTGTTCGAGTCTTGAGTCTGTCGCGAAACGCACAGCCGAGCGGCCAATTCCGATTGTGTGCGGTATTCCAACACGAAAACCGCGCGCTAGCAAGTCGCGCGCGAATTTCAAGGTCACGCGGAAGATCTCCCGCAGCAATTTGCGACCTGTGGCCGAGGAACCACAATCAGGGGCAATCACCCCGGCGATAGCCTGCCAAGCTGTTGACCCCTCGTGGCTGTTCAGCACAAATCGCCGCACCTGCTCGCCGTTCGTGTTGTATTTTTGCGGCCGCCATTTTGCTTCTGGGATTACCCGTCATGTGCCTCATTCGGCAGCCCAACAGGATACGGCAGACGATCGGATTGGACCGTGTCCGTCGGATCTTGCGGGCATTTGCCCTCGCCCTTTCGGTTGTCGTGATGCTGCCGGCGACATCAGGCTTCGCTCAGACCCCGACGCCTGCTGCATCTCCGACGCCGACGCCCACGCCGTCGTCGATCCCGACCCCAAGTGCGACATCGACCAATTACAATCAGTCGGCCGACAGCAGCACGCTCAATTTGGGCTCAAACTTCCTGGAGCGGCTCGGTAGCCAGGCGTCCGGCGGCGTCAACCGGGTGTCACGCACCAATCCCGGCGGCGGGGGTGCGTCGGAGAGCGCGGAGGATCCGCGCTACCGAACCTGGTTCGAGGGTTATGGGATGTCAGTCCGGACCGATGCCCAAGGGGATTTCGTCGGCGACAAGCGCAAGACGGTCGGCGGTGTCGCCGGCTTCGGTGCGCGGATCGCGGCCGGCGTCAACCTCGGCTTTTCCGTTGACCAAAGCCATACCGACATCGACGTGCCGCTCGCGCTCCAGTCGGCGACGCTCGACCTGACGCAGGTCGGCTTCAACGGCTCCGTCGACAAGGGCCCGTGGACCTGGGCCTTCGCAGTGGTGCACGGCTTCGGCAAGGTTCATTCCAGCCGCGACACCGGCCTTGGTCTCGCAACCGCGGGCTATCGCGCTGCTGTCGATGGCGCGCTGACCGAGATCAGCTATTACTGGACCCGGGACCAGATGCGCATCGTGCCAAAGGGCGCGCTCGAATATGTGCGGGCGACCGGCGCGGCGTTCCAGGAGACGGGCGGACTTGACCCGCTCAACGTCGGCTCGAGCGCGATCTCTCGCGCGCGCGTCATGGTCGGCGCCGAGATCGGGCGCTACTTCATCTTCGACAGGAAGATCCTGGACCTCTCAGCTTACGGCAAGTTCGTCGATAATTTCTATCAGGACCTGGGATCGGTACAGGTCAGCTTGGGGAGCCAGAACATCATCGTTCCCGGCATCGGCGAGAGCCGATACGGCATGGACGCCGGTGCCGCTGCCTCGCTCAGCCTGACCAACACCGCGCGGTTGTACGTCAATTACGACGGCAAATTCCGCAATGAGCTGGTGTCGCACCAGGGCACGGTCGGCTTCGAATATCGGTGGTGACGTGGGGTTCCCTGGCGCTTAAGCCGGTGTCACCGCGACGTAGCCGGTCAATCCAAAGGCTTCGCGGACCGACGTCATCATCGGCACCAGCGCGTCCGGATGGATGAACTCGTCTCGGAAGCAGGGATAGATTTTGGGATCGAAGATCTTTTTCAGCCAGTCGACGACGATCTTGTGCCGCTCGGAGGCGCGGAACTCTTTGTGATAAGTGAGCCAGAGGTCGACGTGATGGCTGACGCCGAGATCGACGGCGACGAGCGGTGCCCCCAGCGCGATCGCCACCGTCGGCAGGAAGCCGATGCCGGCGCCGCGCTCGACCGCATAGAGCACGCCGACCGAGGAGTTGGTCTTGATTCCGACGATGCCTTCCAGCGATTTCAACCCGAGCACGCGGGCATAGGCGCCGCCGTCGACCTGCGGCGCGCTCTGCTGGATGATGCGATGGCTCGGCAATTCGGCGAGCGTTGCCGGCAGGCCGTAGAGGTTCGCATAGTCGTTCGAGACGAACGGATAAATGTGCAGCCGGCCTAGCTTGGCCACGATGAGGTCGGGATTGGTCGGCGGCTCGAGCTGGATCGCGATGTCCGACTCCAGCCGCGCGACGTCCGCCTGCTCCATCGCACAACGCAGATCGACGGTGATCTTGCGATAGCTCTTCTGGAAGTCGATCAGCCGCGGCAGGATCCAGAAATTGCCCGGACCCTCCGTCACCGCGACGCGCACGGTGCCCGACAAGTCGTTGGACGTGCGCGAGGCGCGACGGAAGACGTTGAAGGCGTGACGCTCCATATGCGCGACGTCCGCGATCATAGCGGCGCCTTCGTCGCTGAGCGTGAGGCCGCTCTGGTCTCGCAGGAAAAGCTTGCAGTCGATGCTCTCTTCGAGCCGGTCGATCCTGCGCATCAACGTCGTGGAAGTGAGCCCGAGCTCTTCGGCGGCATTTCGGAAACTTTTAAATTTGGCGCAGGCTAAAAACAGCTTCAAATCATCCCACGACGCATTTAGCGGTTCTTCATGGTGCTGCATCATTGCAGCACCCCGGTGCAATACTTGCTGCATACTCCTGATCTCCAGCCGCTTAGCTTTTCCCCATAGCGGCGTACAAAACCCTGGAACGATAGAGGGACGACATGGGTATGGAAAGGGGCTCGCTTGCCCCGAGGCATGATTTCGACGCCTTGCCGTTGACCCCCGAGATCGACGTCCGTTGCGCGCAGCTTTCCGAAATCGCAGCGCTGTCGGAGATGGCGCACCGGCTGGTTCCTGGCGTAGAGATCGGGGCAGTGGAGCTTGCGAAATATTTCGCCTTTGATCCCCAGAGCATCCTGACCTTCACCCGAAAAGGCAGTTTGCTCGGCGGCATGGCCTTCCTGTTTCTCAACGATCATGGGCATGATGCATTGCTGCTCGACGAAATCTGTCTGACTGCGCCGGAGACGCGCTATCTCGCTTCCGCGAATGACGACGTCGCAGCCATCTACATCTGGGCGATCGCGGCGACCGGCCGCGGTATCGGGGGGCTTGGCAAGGCTGCTGCTCATCTGCGGCAGTTAAGGTTTCGCGGCGCGGATTGCTATGCCCAGCCGTCAACCGTGGCCGGACGCGAGATCATGGGGGCGACCGGATTCAAGCCCATAGCGAGCTTCCAGCCCGACCTCTGGTGTTACGAGCGCCCGTGGCACCGTCGCCCGATGCGCATGCCGGGTGCTTTCGTTCAATCAAGGAGTTTTGCAGATGCACGGCACTAGGATTCCTCTCGCCAAGCCCGACTCCCGCGCCATCACCGTCCGCCTAGCGCGCAATCCAAGCGACCTCATGCTGGTCACCGCCATTCGCTCCGCGGTCTATCTCGCCGAGCAGGATTGTCCGTTTGACGAGGAGTTCGACGGCAACGACATGGTGGCCGCACATTTCATCGGCTATGTCGGCAACGAGCCCGCGGGCTGCCTGCGCGTGCGTTTCTTCGGCGATTTCGCCAAGGTCGAGCGGCTCGCGGTGCGTCACCAATATCGGCGCTCGCGCCTTTCGTTCAAGCTGGTGCAGGCGAGCATCGACTTCGTAAAGCGCAAGGGGTTCCGCAAGATCTACGGTCAGGCTCAGGACCGGCTGGTGGATTTCTGGGCTCATTTCGGCGCCAAACCGCTCGGCCACAACAGAAAGATCACGTTCTCGGATTTCTCTTACACGGAGATGCTGCTGGAGATCGAGCCGGGTCCGGACGCCATCACGCTGGACAGCGATCCCTATGTGATCATCCGCCCGGAGGGTGACTGGGACCGGCCGGGCGTGCTCGATGCCTCGGCGGGGCGAGCGGTGACCTCGCCATTGCGGGACCTCGCGCTCGCCGGCCGTTGAAATGGGTGCAGCTCTGCGCAAGACGATGCGCTCTGCCGCGACCATCCGCGGGTCCTGCGCGAACATTCGAGTGGCTATCTGATCCCTGGGCGTCGCCACGTCATACTCGCTGGCGACGCCGCGACCATGCGCTCTTCGGAGCTGTTGTTGCTGTGGCGCAGCAATCGATCGCCAGCGATGCATTGAAATCATCGTACAAATGGCATGGCTCGATCCGTCACCTACGCTGACGGATTTACGGAAGACGAGGGTCCTCGGCCTGCGGCTCCTCACGTTTCGCGGACGACACGTACAGAAACCGTAATCTGCGTTCCCGATGTCGCCGCAGCCGTCCGCAAACAGTTGGTGGTGGATGTCACCACCAACTTTGCTACACTCCAAGCCAGCGCCGAAACTGATCAGAACCAGCCGGCGCCGTTGCGGTCCAGGCGGACGTGATCGGCGGATGCATGGGGTGGGACATTGTCGCGGAAGAACGACCTCAAGGAGCTGGCGAGCGATCTGTCACGGGCCGTCGAGACGGCGCGCCGGGTCGGTCTGCCCACGACCGTCTACCTGCTGTCGATGGCGCTGGTTGACGTGAAGGAAGCCGCTGCCGATCACGACGGGAGCGACGATAGCGCGGCCTGAGCGCTGCCCCCGTGTGCGGGTTTGTGCAACGCTGCTGAGCGCTTGTTGCCGATGAATTGACGTTGCAAGTTCTGCCTCGTCGCAATAGCCAAGTAACCAGCCGAGTAACTCGACAATCGCGTGCGACGTTGGCCGCGCCGCCGACGTCACGACTTAAGGGATCCCCGCAAATGTCCATGCTGCCCAATTCGCAAGAAGCCCGGGATGTGGCCTACCAGCTCCATGCCTACACCAATGCGCGCGCCCATCAGCAGGCGGGTCCCCTGGTGATCGAGCGCGGCGATGGGCCTTACGTGTTCGACGCGGCGGGCAAGCGCTATTTCGAGGCGATGGCGGGCCTGTGGAGCGTCGGGCTCGGCTTCAATGAGAAGCGGCTGGTCGAGGCGGCCTACAAGCAGATGCAGGCGCTGCCGTTCTATCACACCTTCTCGGCCAAATCGCACGGGCCTTCCATCGATCTCGCCGAAAAGCTGGTGGCGCTCGCGCCGGTGCCCATGAGCAAGGTGTTCTTCACCAATTCGGGCTCGGAGGCGAACGACACCGTTCTCAAGCTGATCGCCTATCGTTCCAATTCGCTCGGCCAGCCCCAGCGCAAGAAGATCATCAGCCGCATGCGCGCCTATCACGGCGTCACCATTGCGTCCGCGAGCCTCACGGGCCTGCCCAACAACCACCGCTCGTTCGACCTGCCGCTGCCGAACATCCTGCACACGGGCTCGCCTCATTTCTACAAGGACGGCGCCCCCGGCGAGAGCGAGGAGGCGTTCGCGACGCGACGGGCCGAGGAGCTCGATGCGCTGATCCAGAAGGAAGGACCCGATACGATCGCCGCCTTCTTCGGCGAGCCGGTCATGGGAGCAGGCGGCGTCGTCGTGCCGCCGGCGACCTATTGGGACAAGATCCAGGCGGTCTTGAAGAAGTACGATATCCTGCTGATCGCCGACGAGGTGATCTGCGGCTTCGGTCGCACCGGCAAGATGTTCGGCTGCGAGACCTATGGCATCAAGCCCGACGCGATGGTGGTCTCCAAGCAGATCACATCGAGCTATTTCCCGCTGTCGGCGATCATCATGAACGATCGCATGTTCGAGCCGATTGCCGACGAGAGCAACAAGATCGGCGTGCTCGGCCATGGCTTCACCGCGGGCGGCCATCCGGTCGGCTCGGCCGTGGCGCTCGAAAACCTCAAGATCATCGAGGAGCGGGGCCTGGTAGCGCATGCCGCCGAGCTCGGCGGCTACATGCAGGGCCGCTTGCGCGAACTCACTAGCCATCCGCTGGTCGGCGAGGTCCGCGGCGTCGGCATGATCGCAGCGCTTGAGCTCGTGCTCGACAAGGGCCGCAAGACCGCGGCCGCGGCCCCTGGCGCCGTCGGCGGCATGGCGAGCCGCATGCTCCAGGAGCGGGGCGTGATCTTGCGCAATATGCTCGACGCCATCGCCATCTGCCCGCCGTTGATCGTCACCAAGGCCCAGATCGACGAGCTGGTGGCGGCAATCACTGGCGTGCTCGATGATATGAAGGCCGAGGTGGCAAAGCTGCCGCAGGCCTAGGGCGAGCGTGTCAGTGTGGCTGGATGACCGGCCATCTCTACCGACGTCGTCCTGGCGAAAGCCGTGACGACGTCGGTGAGGCAGTTCGGTTAGCTACGCCCGCTGAACTCCGACCACGCGACCCTTCTCGATCGCCAGCGCCAGCTCGCCACGCTTCAGCTTCAGCGCGGCTTCGCCGAACAACTCGCGGCGCCAGCCGCGCAGGGCCGGCACGTCGGCATCATCGCTGGCTACAATCTCTTCGAGATCGTCGACGGTCGCGATCACCTTGCTCGCCACCGCGTGACGCTCGGCGGTCATGCGGAGCAGTACCTTCAACAGCTCGACCGTCGCAGCACCGTTGGAATTGTTGCGCGGCTTCTCCAGCTTCGGCAGCGTCGAGAAATCCCGCGCCAGGCCGCGCTCGACTGCGGCGACGATGTCGGCGCCCCATTTGGACTTCTCGAAACCCTTCGGCACCGAGCGCAGATGGGCGAGCTTCTCCAGCGTGTTCGGCGCATGGGTGGCGATGTCGGTGACGGCTTCGTCGCGCAGCACGCGCCCACGCGGCACGTCGCGGCTCTGCGCCTCCTGCTCGCGCCAGGCGGCGACCTCCATCAGGACGGCGAGATCCTTCGGCTTGCGCACCCGCGTCTTCAGCCGCTCCCAGGCACGCTCGGGGTGGAAATCGTAGGTCTTGGGCGAGGTCAGGACCTCCATCTCGATGGAGACCCATTCGCTGCGGCGGCGCTTCTTGAGGTCAGCGTCCAGCGCGGCGAAGACGTCGCGCAAATGCGTCACGTCGGAGACCGCATAATGCATCTGCTCCTTGGTCAGCGGCCGGCGCGACCAGTCGGTGAAGCGGTGGGTCTTGTCCGGCCGGTGGCCGGTCACCTTCTCGACGAGGGCGTCATAGGCAATGCTGTCGCCATAGCCGAGCACCATGGCGGCGACCTGGGTATCGAACACCGGATGCGGGATGATGTTGGCCTGGTGCCAGATGATCTCGATGTCCTGGCGCGCGGCGTGGAAGACCTTCAGCACGCTCTCGTTGGCCATCAGCGCGAAGAACGGCTTGAGGTCGATGCCCTCGGCCAGGGTGTCGATGACAACAGCTTCCTCGGGGCTGGCCATCTGCACCACGCACAACAGCGGGTAATAGGTGGTCTCGCGCAGGAACTCGGTATCGACGGTAATGACGGGATGCTTGGCCAGCCGGCTGCAGGCAGCTGTGAGGTCAGCGGTTGTGGTAATCAAATCCATGAACGGCCCATGACACTTGGTATCAGCCGTTCTGCCGAAAGCGCTGTGATGTCAAGGGGGTTGGCGCGAATTCGAGCCTTGCATTGCGACCAGAATCGCCGGAAGCGGCGAAAATTCCTATTCGTAGCGGATCCGGTGCGAGGATTTGC encodes:
- a CDS encoding DnaA ATPase domain-containing protein, whose amino-acid sequence is MAARVHPRQLAFSLPHAESLTRDNFLEGPANAAGLALIDSWPEWPSRIMWLAGPEGSGKSHLAAIWAEISGARSTMANALTPASVPGALATGALVVEDLKARDFDERALFHLMNLAREDGAFVLFTAREAPAALEVDLRDLRSRLRTIPVISLSPPDDQLFRGLIVKFCADRQLAIDESVVSYLAARLERSSAAAQRAVELLDSEALRLGRPVTRALAAELLRDA
- a CDS encoding CDP-alcohol phosphatidyltransferase family protein; amino-acid sequence: MSIPNIITLGRIMLVPIIVWAIVSSQMEVAFAVFLIAGISDAVDGFLAKRFNMASELGALLDPLADKALLVSIYLSLGIWGDIPRWIVILVVSRDIMIVAAVIVSWLFDKPVEMRPSKVSKLNTAAQVAYAALVLAALAFGFKAAPYDMILLALVTVFTLSSVSLYLVEWLRHMSTIEAK
- the purM gene encoding phosphoribosylformylglycinamidine cyclo-ligase: MTDRKNGLTYADSGVDIDAGNRLVDLIKPMVRATARPGADAEIGGFGGLFDLKAAGFRDPVLVAATDGVGTKVKIAIETGLHGGIGIDLVAMSVNDLVVQGAEPLFFLDYFACGKLDPEATAAIVAGVAEGCRESGCALIGGETAEMPGLYKDGDYDLGGFAVGAAERGTLLPRKDIAVGDAVIGLASSGVHSNGFSLVRKIVEQSGLGFEAQAPFAPVMTLGGALLTPTRLYVKSCLRAIRETGAVKGLAHITGGGFTDNIPRVLPGNLGVGIDLARLPVLPVFKWLSAQAGIAELEMLRTFNCGIGMIAIVEPDKVDQVTQVFTDAGETVAQLGTVIPAEGEHRVVYNGHLDLAL
- the purN gene encoding phosphoribosylglycinamide formyltransferase, with the protein product MKRRVAILISGRGSNMAALIKAASAPDFPAEISLVISNKADALGLERAKAAGVTTLVIESKPFGKDRAGFEKVLQAALDQHGIELICLGGFMRLFTAEFTKAWYGRMLNIHPSLLPSFPGLDPHGQALRAGVKLSGATVHFVIPETDAGPIVMQGAVPVSDHDTAETLSERILEVEHRIYPAALSLLATGKVTIEGDVCKTAGSAASENFLIAPVAN
- a CDS encoding cold-shock protein, producing the protein MPQKGTVKWFNPTKGYGFIKPNGGDKDVFVHISAVERAGLSTLNENQVVEYDLVENRGKSSAENLKVS
- a CDS encoding autotransporter outer membrane beta-barrel domain-containing protein; the protein is MCLIRQPNRIRQTIGLDRVRRILRAFALALSVVVMLPATSGFAQTPTPAASPTPTPTPSSIPTPSATSTNYNQSADSSTLNLGSNFLERLGSQASGGVNRVSRTNPGGGGASESAEDPRYRTWFEGYGMSVRTDAQGDFVGDKRKTVGGVAGFGARIAAGVNLGFSVDQSHTDIDVPLALQSATLDLTQVGFNGSVDKGPWTWAFAVVHGFGKVHSSRDTGLGLATAGYRAAVDGALTEISYYWTRDQMRIVPKGALEYVRATGAAFQETGGLDPLNVGSSAISRARVMVGAEIGRYFIFDRKILDLSAYGKFVDNFYQDLGSVQVSLGSQNIIVPGIGESRYGMDAGAAASLSLTNTARLYVNYDGKFRNELVSHQGTVGFEYRW
- a CDS encoding LysR family transcriptional regulator, whose amino-acid sequence is MQQVLHRGAAMMQHHEEPLNASWDDLKLFLACAKFKSFRNAAEELGLTSTTLMRRIDRLEESIDCKLFLRDQSGLTLSDEGAAMIADVAHMERHAFNVFRRASRTSNDLSGTVRVAVTEGPGNFWILPRLIDFQKSYRKITVDLRCAMEQADVARLESDIAIQLEPPTNPDLIVAKLGRLHIYPFVSNDYANLYGLPATLAELPSHRIIQQSAPQVDGGAYARVLGLKSLEGIVGIKTNSSVGVLYAVERGAGIGFLPTVAIALGAPLVAVDLGVSHHVDLWLTYHKEFRASERHKIVVDWLKKIFDPKIYPCFRDEFIHPDALVPMMTSVREAFGLTGYVAVTPA
- a CDS encoding GNAT family N-acetyltransferase; amino-acid sequence: MHGTRIPLAKPDSRAITVRLARNPSDLMLVTAIRSAVYLAEQDCPFDEEFDGNDMVAAHFIGYVGNEPAGCLRVRFFGDFAKVERLAVRHQYRRSRLSFKLVQASIDFVKRKGFRKIYGQAQDRLVDFWAHFGAKPLGHNRKITFSDFSYTEMLLEIEPGPDAITLDSDPYVIIRPEGDWDRPGVLDASAGRAVTSPLRDLALAGR
- a CDS encoding aspartate aminotransferase family protein translates to MSMLPNSQEARDVAYQLHAYTNARAHQQAGPLVIERGDGPYVFDAAGKRYFEAMAGLWSVGLGFNEKRLVEAAYKQMQALPFYHTFSAKSHGPSIDLAEKLVALAPVPMSKVFFTNSGSEANDTVLKLIAYRSNSLGQPQRKKIISRMRAYHGVTIASASLTGLPNNHRSFDLPLPNILHTGSPHFYKDGAPGESEEAFATRRAEELDALIQKEGPDTIAAFFGEPVMGAGGVVVPPATYWDKIQAVLKKYDILLIADEVICGFGRTGKMFGCETYGIKPDAMVVSKQITSSYFPLSAIIMNDRMFEPIADESNKIGVLGHGFTAGGHPVGSAVALENLKIIEERGLVAHAAELGGYMQGRLRELTSHPLVGEVRGVGMIAALELVLDKGRKTAAAAPGAVGGMASRMLQERGVILRNMLDAIAICPPLIVTKAQIDELVAAITGVLDDMKAEVAKLPQA
- the rnd gene encoding ribonuclease D, with translation MDLITTTADLTAACSRLAKHPVITVDTEFLRETTYYPLLCVVQMASPEEAVVIDTLAEGIDLKPFFALMANESVLKVFHAARQDIEIIWHQANIIPHPVFDTQVAAMVLGYGDSIAYDALVEKVTGHRPDKTHRFTDWSRRPLTKEQMHYAVSDVTHLRDVFAALDADLKKRRRSEWVSIEMEVLTSPKTYDFHPERAWERLKTRVRKPKDLAVLMEVAAWREQEAQSRDVPRGRVLRDEAVTDIATHAPNTLEKLAHLRSVPKGFEKSKWGADIVAAVERGLARDFSTLPKLEKPRNNSNGAATVELLKVLLRMTAERHAVASKVIATVDDLEEIVASDDADVPALRGWRRELFGEAALKLKRGELALAIEKGRVVGVQRA